A stretch of Oncorhynchus mykiss isolate Arlee chromosome 14, USDA_OmykA_1.1, whole genome shotgun sequence DNA encodes these proteins:
- the LOC110488765 gene encoding ras-related protein Rab-6A isoform X2 gives MSTTTGGGEFGNPLRKFKLVFLGEQSVGKTSLITRFMYDSFDNTYQATIGIDFLSKTMYLEDRTVRLQLWDTAGQERFRSLIPSYIRDSTIAVVVYDITNLNSFQQTSKWIDDVRTERGSDVIIMLVGNKTDLADKRQVSVEAAERKARELNVMYIETSAKAGYNVKQLFRRVAAALPGMDSTPEKSKEDMIDIKLEKPPEMAVTESSCSC, from the exons ATGTCAACCACGACCGGCGGCGGAGAGTTTGGCAACCCCCTGCGGAAATTTAAGCTCGTATTCTTAGGCGAGCAAAGTG TGGGGAAGACATCACTTATCACCAGGTTTATGTATGACAGCTTTGACAATACCTATCAG GCTACAATTGGCATAGACTTTTTATCGAAAACGATGTACCTGGAAGATCGTACG GTCCGGCTTCAGCTCTGGGACACTGCTGGACAGGAGCGTTTCCGTAGCCTCATTCCCAGCTACATCCGCGACTCCACCATTGCTGTGGTGGTTTATGACATCACCA ATCTCAATTCCTTCCAGCAAACCTCAAAGTGGATTGATgacgtcagaacagagagaggaagtgatgttATTATCATGCTTGTGGGAAACAAAACAGACTTGGCTGATAAAAG ACAAGTTTCTGTTGAGGCTGCAGAGAGGAAAGCTCGTGAACTCAATGTGATGTACATAGAGACCAGTGCCAAGGCTGGCTATAACGTCAAACAG CTGTTTCGCCGTGTTGCTGCAGCCCTACCTGGGATGGATAGCACACCAGAGAAGAGCAAAGAGGACA TGATCGATATCAAACTGGAGAAGCCACCAGAGATGGCAGTGACGGAGAGCAGCTGCTCCTGCTAG
- the LOC110488765 gene encoding ras-related protein Rab-6A isoform X3: protein MSTTTGGGEFGNPLRKFKLVFLGEQSVGKTSLITRFMYDSFDNTYQATIGIDFLSKTMYLEDRTIRLQLWDTAGQERFRSLIPSYIRDSAAAVVVYDIANLNSFQQTSKWIDDVRTERGSDVIIMLVGNKTDLADKRQITTEEGEQRAKELNVMFIETSAKTGYNVKQLFRRVAAALPGMDSTPEKSKEDMIDIKLEKPPEMAVTESSCSC from the exons ATGTCAACCACGACCGGCGGCGGAGAGTTTGGCAACCCCCTGCGGAAATTTAAGCTCGTATTCTTAGGCGAGCAAAGTG TGGGGAAGACATCACTTATCACCAGGTTTATGTATGACAGCTTTGACAATACCTATCAG GCTACAATTGGCATAGACTTTTTATCGAAAACGATGTACCTGGAAGATCGTACG ATTCGTCTCCAGCTGTGGGATACGGCCGGGCAGGAGCGGTTCCGCAGCCTCATCCCCAGCTACATCAGAGACTCAGCCGCTGCTGTGGTGGTTTATGACATAGCAA ATCTCAATTCCTTCCAGCAAACCTCAAAGTGGATTGATgacgtcagaacagagagaggaagtgatgttATTATCATGCTTGTGGGAAACAAAACAGACTTGGCTGATAAAAG ACAGATCACCACTGAAGAGGGCGAGCAGAGAGCTAAGGAACTGAATGTCATGTTCATTGAAACCAGTGCAAAGACTGGCTACAATGTCAAACAG CTGTTTCGCCGTGTTGCTGCAGCCCTACCTGGGATGGATAGCACACCAGAGAAGAGCAAAGAGGACA TGATCGATATCAAACTGGAGAAGCCACCAGAGATGGCAGTGACGGAGAGCAGCTGCTCCTGCTAG
- the LOC110488764 gene encoding START domain-containing protein 10: protein MSRVLSGIIPDEAVFADFRRQALSTDNWYSKYDKNGMEVWVEVAPVTSPQGNKNVPKVHKIKCRMTIKDVSAATMYDVLHDGQYRRKWDPTMLESFDIARLSPNADMGYYSWLCPKPLKNRDVVTLRSWQVTDDEYVIINCSVKHPKYPPKKDLVRAISLLTGYLVKALGPNSCSFTYLSQADPKGSLPKWVVNKASQVLAPRVLKCVHKAGQSYPDWKKQNSPAQKPWLYPEQSILPIMDPSELTIQRADSLENVDESTQLDIQEGDKTEDSS, encoded by the exons ATGTCTCGAGTTCTCTCGGGAATTATACCAGACGAGGCAGTCTTTGCAGACTTCAGAAGACAAGCCTTGTCAACGGACAACTGGTACAGCAAATATGACAAGAACGGGATGGAGGTCTGGGTCGAGGTGGCCCCTGTAACATCCCCTCAAGGAAACAAAAACGTCCCAAAAGTTCACAAGATAAAA TGCAGAATGACCATAAAAGATGTGTCGGCCGCCACAATGTACGACGTCCTTCATGATGGACAGTATCGCAGGAAGTGGGACCCCACCATGTTGGAGAGCTTTGACATTGCCCGTCTCTCACCTAATGCCGATATGGGTTACTACTCAT GGCTGTGTCCGAAGCCACTGAAGAACAGAGATGTGGTGACGCTGCGTTCGTGGCAGGTGACGGACGACGAGTATGTGATCATTAACTGCTCAGTCAAACACCCA AAATATCCTCCCAAAAAGGACCTTGTGAGAGCCATCTCCCTCCTGACTGGCTACCTAGTGAAGGCCTTAGGACCCAATAGCTGCTCCTTTACCTACCTCTCACAGGCTGACCCCAAAG GTTCTCTTCCAAAGTGGGTGGTGAACAAAGCGTCTCAGGTTCTGGCTCCCAGG gtGCTGAAGTGTGTTCACAAGGCCGGCCAGAGCTACCCCGACTGGAAGAAGCAGAACTCTCCGGCTCAGAAGCCCTGGTTGTACCCAGAGCAGAGCATCCTGCCCATAATGGACCCATCTGAGCTGACCATCCAGCGGGCGGACTCTCTGGAGAACGTTGACGAGAGCACACAGCTTGACATTCAGGAGGGCGACAAGACAGAGGATAGCAGCTGA
- the LOC110488765 gene encoding ras-related protein Rab-6A isoform X1 has protein sequence MSTTTGGGEFGNPLRKFKLVFLGEQSVGKTSLITRFMYDSFDNTYQATIGIDFLSKTMYLEDRTIRLQLWDTAGQERFRSLIPSYIRDSAAAVVVYDIANLNSFQQTSKWIDDVRTERGSDVIIMLVGNKTDLADKRQVSVEAAERKARELNVMYIETSAKAGYNVKQLFRRVAAALPGMDSTPEKSKEDMIDIKLEKPPEMAVTESSCSC, from the exons ATGTCAACCACGACCGGCGGCGGAGAGTTTGGCAACCCCCTGCGGAAATTTAAGCTCGTATTCTTAGGCGAGCAAAGTG TGGGGAAGACATCACTTATCACCAGGTTTATGTATGACAGCTTTGACAATACCTATCAG GCTACAATTGGCATAGACTTTTTATCGAAAACGATGTACCTGGAAGATCGTACG ATTCGTCTCCAGCTGTGGGATACGGCCGGGCAGGAGCGGTTCCGCAGCCTCATCCCCAGCTACATCAGAGACTCAGCCGCTGCTGTGGTGGTTTATGACATAGCAA ATCTCAATTCCTTCCAGCAAACCTCAAAGTGGATTGATgacgtcagaacagagagaggaagtgatgttATTATCATGCTTGTGGGAAACAAAACAGACTTGGCTGATAAAAG ACAAGTTTCTGTTGAGGCTGCAGAGAGGAAAGCTCGTGAACTCAATGTGATGTACATAGAGACCAGTGCCAAGGCTGGCTATAACGTCAAACAG CTGTTTCGCCGTGTTGCTGCAGCCCTACCTGGGATGGATAGCACACCAGAGAAGAGCAAAGAGGACA TGATCGATATCAAACTGGAGAAGCCACCAGAGATGGCAGTGACGGAGAGCAGCTGCTCCTGCTAG
- the LOC110488765 gene encoding ras-related protein Rab-6B isoform X4 has protein sequence MSTTTGGGEFGNPLRKFKLVFLGEQSVGKTSLITRFMYDSFDNTYQATIGIDFLSKTMYLEDRTVRLQLWDTAGQERFRSLIPSYIRDSTIAVVVYDITNLNSFQQTSKWIDDVRTERGSDVIIMLVGNKTDLADKRQITTEEGEQRAKELNVMFIETSAKTGYNVKQLFRRVAAALPGMDSTPEKSKEDMIDIKLEKPPEMAVTESSCSC, from the exons ATGTCAACCACGACCGGCGGCGGAGAGTTTGGCAACCCCCTGCGGAAATTTAAGCTCGTATTCTTAGGCGAGCAAAGTG TGGGGAAGACATCACTTATCACCAGGTTTATGTATGACAGCTTTGACAATACCTATCAG GCTACAATTGGCATAGACTTTTTATCGAAAACGATGTACCTGGAAGATCGTACG GTCCGGCTTCAGCTCTGGGACACTGCTGGACAGGAGCGTTTCCGTAGCCTCATTCCCAGCTACATCCGCGACTCCACCATTGCTGTGGTGGTTTATGACATCACCA ATCTCAATTCCTTCCAGCAAACCTCAAAGTGGATTGATgacgtcagaacagagagaggaagtgatgttATTATCATGCTTGTGGGAAACAAAACAGACTTGGCTGATAAAAG ACAGATCACCACTGAAGAGGGCGAGCAGAGAGCTAAGGAACTGAATGTCATGTTCATTGAAACCAGTGCAAAGACTGGCTACAATGTCAAACAG CTGTTTCGCCGTGTTGCTGCAGCCCTACCTGGGATGGATAGCACACCAGAGAAGAGCAAAGAGGACA TGATCGATATCAAACTGGAGAAGCCACCAGAGATGGCAGTGACGGAGAGCAGCTGCTCCTGCTAG